Genomic window (Chryseobacterium bernardetii):
AATTGTTGATGACAGACTCCTCCTGTGTAGTAGGAAAAGGAAAACCAGCTCTTTTCTGTTGGTAGAAATCAATTACTTTGATAAAGAACCCACCTATTCCGTTTTTTCCCTGGGCAAAATCTTCAATTTCAATATTCCTGGATTTGAATAATTCAATAGAGTTGGCAGCAAGTTCTGCAGCCTGTTTTTTGTTCAGAACAATCTCCTTGCGAAGTGCGTTTTTGATGTTTTCATAATTGGTGTCATCAAAACGATCATTGTTTTTCAGGTGTTCATAGTGAATATCTTTTACAAACTCCTTTGCAGAGTCATAAAGATTTTTGTTAAGATTAATTCTTTCATTATTTTCGAGACTGTAATCCACATAATCCATGAAAGAGTTGGAGATGGTTTCATTCTCACCAATCTGATCCAGCATTTTATCCACTGCTTCAATCAGGAATGGTTCAGCTTCAATTTCCAGATTGAAATTTTTTGCCAGCCCTAACTCATAAGAAAAGCTTCTTACCAGCCTGGAGTTAAAACGGTCAATCGTTCCGATATTTAAAGTAGAATAGTTATGAAGAATATGATCTAATAACCTTTTAGACCGCTGATGCAGATCATCAATAGTAATTTTTAATCCTTCCTCTTCAAAAGTCTTCTGAATATTTTTAAGATCAGCATTCTCTGCATAATTACTGGCTGAGAAATTTCCGAGCCACGATAAAATTCTTTCTTTCATCTCGTTGGCAGCCTTATTGGTAAAGGTTAGAGCAAGAATATTCCTGATCGATTGCTGTTGATTAGGATAACGAAGACAGATCATCAGAAGCCGCTGAACCAGGGCATATGTTTTCCCGGAACCGGCAGAAGCATTGATGACTGTATAAGAATTTTGCATTGCTAAAAGAGAATTGAGACTGCAAGTTAGCTAAAATTTAAAAGAAAATTTAACAATTCAATCCGCCTATTTAACAGTTTCGGCAGCAAAAGGCAGAAAGAAATATTAAAAGGCGTTAATGGTGGTTAAACTTATGCTATAATGTAAAAATAATTTTAGCTTTGCTCTATAAAAAATAATCCGTGAAATTCAAACTACTTCTTTTTCTATCTCTGATTTTCTTCAGCTATGCATTCTCGCAGCAAAAGATATCAGGGCTTGTTACAGATAACAGTAATATCAATATTAATCCTGTACTAATCATCAATATTTCAAAAAATACCTCTGTATTAAGTGACGCTTCAGGGAAATTCATGATAGATGCCGGTGAAAATGACGAAATAAGAGCCGTAAAAGAAGGATATTACCGTGCGGGTAAAAAAATTTCGAAAGAAGATTTCAATACGCCGGTGCTGATGATCCTCCAAAAGGCTGAGATCCAGATTCCGGAAGTAAAAATAGCTTTTAAACCTACAGGAAATCTTGAAAAAGACAGTAAGCGTCTTAATGAGTCCCAAAAGCTAAGGTCTTTAAAATCGGATATGTCAAAATATATGCGAACACCTTTAAACGAGCCTTTACCTGACAAATCCATTTCTAAAACCTTTACAGGTCCCGATTATAAGGTAGGACAGGTAGATGTTTTGGGAGTTATTGGTGAAATTGCTAATTTATTTAATAAAGCAACAAAGCCGAAGATTACAAAAGCAAACTATATAGAATTTCAGGATTTTATGATACGGCTTAAAAATGAAGTAAATTTAGATTTCCTTAGGAAATATGGGATGGGAGATGAACAGATTGATGCATTTTTACTGTATGCGGAAGAAACGAGATATCTTTCCAAAAAATTCAGAAAAGACTTTAATAAAGATGTGCTGAAATTTGAACTGCAGGTAGCTTTTGCTGAATACCGCAAATTAAATAAGCTTGATACCCAATAAATAAAAGTTTTTTAAAAGATAAAAGTACAATTGAACTATAATTTCACAAATATCATCATTACATACTGGGAAAAAGGATTTCTTTTCCTTATACTTTTGTGCACCAGCCTCTTGTTTTCCCAACAGACGGTATCCGGAAGAATTATTGATGAAAATGGGGAAAGTTTAAGTGCTGTAACCATTGTTAATATAAATACGGATAAAAAAGTATACTCCAACTCTCAGGGAATGTTTGCCATTGAGGCCAATCCTAATGATGAACTGAGGTTTGTAAAACAAGATTTCAGGAGAGTTTCCAGACGGGTTCTTGCAGATGGGGTTAACGCTCAATTGCTGATAACTCTTTTTCAGATTCCCAAAGATGTTGGAGAAGTGAAAATTGTAAAGAAGTTATCCGGGGATCTGGAACAGGATTCCAGAATTGTAGCGAAGGTGGATAAAGGAGAACAGGTAAAGCAGGCTGTTGGTCTTCCGGAACCTGTGGGGAAAATGAGGGAGAAGCCTGCTGAAGTGAAAAGTATTCTTTTACCTATACTGCTTGGAAATCTTAATGTACAGGGAGTTTATGATCTGATAAGCGGGAAGGCAAGGAGGCAGAAAAGACAATACAGATATGACGACCTGCAGGAACATATTACCTGGGTTAGAAGCAGGGTAGAAGATGATTATTTTGTAAAAGCTGGAATTCCGGCAGATAAAATTTCAGAATTCATTGAATTTTCATTTTCAGCAAAACCTCAGGTTAGAACATATGTGAAAGCCAGAAATCTGTCAGGTGTCCTATTGAGAATGGAAGAAGTTATCCCGGTTTTTATTGAAAGATTAAATAACAGGCACAAATAAAATTAAGCTTCTTAAATGTTAAGAAAATCTTAAAATTTTGGAATGAAAATTGCTGCAATAATCTCATAATCAAATCAAAATCACGAATTTTATGAATAAGAATATTATTGCGGTGGCGGTAGGAGCTTTGGGATTTGTTCTGGGCCTCGGTTTTTTAGGAAATGCAATCAAAAACAGAAATAAATCTGAAAATACGATCTCTGTAACAGGCTTGGGAACCAAGCAATTTACGTCTGACCTGATTACCTGGTCCGGCAGTTTTTCAAAGAATAATCCGGATCTGAAATCAGCTTATGATGAATTGGCTTTGGATAGAAAGGTGATTAATGATTATCTGATTTCAAAAGGAATAAAACAAAACGAGATTGTATTTTCTTCCGTAGATATTCAGAAGCAGTTCAGAAGTTATAATGATTCCAATGGAAACTATGTGCAGGGGGAATTTTCCGGTTATAATCTTACTCAAAGTGTATCTATAGAAAGTAAGGAAGTAGGTAAAATTGAAAACTTATCAAGAAATATCACTGAAATTATCAACCGTGGAATTGAATTTACTTCTTCTTCTCCTTCCTATTTTTATACAAAACTGGCTACGGTAAAACAGGAAATGATCGCCAGTGCAACAAAAGATGCTAAAGAAAGAGCTGAAAAAATTGCTGAAAACTCCGGTAGCAGCTTAGGGAATCTTAAAAAGGCAACAATGGGTGTTATTCAGATCACGGCTCCCAACTCAAACGAAGATTATTCCTACGGCGGGACATTCAATACTTCTTCTAAAGAAAAAGAAGCAAGCATCACTATAAAATTAGAATACGAAGTAAATTAAATGATAATTTTTTAGCCAGTGGTTAACTCTTTTATTCAAATAACCTTTCGCTCACGATAAAAAAATAACGCCGGAAAATATTCCGGCGTACTTATTTTAATGATAAACAATATCACAGATTTCAGTTTTAAGCTCCTCTACATTTTCAGGAGAATAATTGGCCAATAACCATAAGTTTAGAGACTGTTTTCCTTCTCCATAACTTGGCTGTATATGGGTAGTATCAATCAGACTGAAGCTATTTCTTTGGTAGAAAGAATAGCGTCTTTTAGCATCATCATTCAGGTCTTCAGGTTCAATTTCCAGAATAATTCTCGGATAGTTTTCCAATAGGTGCTGCATGATATTGGATCCTAGTTTCTTGCTTCTGAATGCCTCAAATACTTCAAAATGTTCTACAAAAACAAATGAGCTCAGTTCCCATAAGATGAGGTAGCCTATTGATTCGGAATCATGAAGTATAGACATAAATTTTACTTTCGGATTGGAAAATAAATCCAGAAACTGTTCTTTACCTCGTTGCTCGTCTACAGGAAAGGTATTGGTATAAGAAGTATAGATTTCCTGAATTCTATAATCTTCAGCAGAAGTAATTGGTAAAAATTCCATAATTATAAATCAAAGACACTTGGTCTTCTTGTGATAAAAATATCTTTAATCCACAAAGTGAATGCCAAACCCAGATAGATCAGAAAGAAAAAACCGGCTGTAGCAAAAGTAGAATAAATAAAGAAGATCCTTAATTTGGAAACTGGAATTCCCAGCTTGGCACCTGTTCTCGTCAGTACACCAAACCATTCTCTTTCCATTTTATGGCGGATATTACTTAGCATTTCAAGATTCTTTTAAAAGTTTAAATCCAATACTGCAAGTTAAGCAATTTTTTTCGTCACATGAATTTTTATAGTGATAAATCAGACTCTGGCTTTCCATGGCGTTGGTGACAGATATTCCAAGATCTTTCCAGCTCTGTATTAAAGAATTTTTTTCAGCAGGAATATTCTGATAAAGGTCTATAATCTTATCTACAATTTCTTCACTGTGGTATTTATGATAAACATACTTTAAAGGAAGAATGGTATTCAGAATAATGAGATCAATAAAACCCTTTGTTAACGTTTTAGGCTGTACTTTGGAAATTGTTCCGAAATTAAAATGACAATCCCAGTATTCAGAAGCTTTTACAGATTTAAAAATATTATACAGTTCATCAATATGCTCTGCTTCCATAATTTTTGAAAATAGATTTTGTTGCCGGTAGAGATCAGCCAGCTGAGACAAACGTATTGTCGGAAAATTTGGTGGGCGTAATCTTAAAAATTTAGGATGAAATATCAGATCCGAAAGTTTAAATTTTGCTTTAAGAAAATCAAATTCCCGTTTCCATATTTTCATTTGTCCATCTTCAGGGCTAGTAAGCCATCCTGAGATTCCGAACAACAGTGCTTCAAGTTGCAGAGGATTCTGACGGATCTTGTTGATAATACCATAATCCACACTTTCTGCAATCTGTCTGAAGATATAGGCATTCACTTTTAGCCCGAAAGAATAAGAAAGACTGTGGAATAAAACAGTTTCAAAATTATTTTTATAAAGAACTAAACTTTGCTCAAATTCAGCAGATTTTTCTTCCAGTTTTTTCAGAATATTTCCTTCATGAAAATTTACCGGAATTTTATCTTTGCTAAAAATACTCTCACAGGCAATAAACTGATTGCCATTAATTAATCTTTCATATTTCCAGATTATATTTTCGTCAATATAATGTTTAAGTTCAAGAGTGGGAACTTTCTGATCCGAGAGTTGGCTAATTTCAATGTCATGCTGAAAAACAACGTGAAGAATAATATTCTGGTAATTCGGATCCTGGGAGTGATTATGGAAAATCCAGTCCGAAGAACGGATGTGCAGTTCTATATTTCCGGCGAGAACCAAACCGTTGATTTTGATTTTTGAATCTAGGAAATCCGGGCCGGCATCTTTGTTCCATTTTCCGAATTGTATGATCTCAACGGGATTTCCTTCAATATCCTTGAAGTCAAAATATTTGAAAACCTTATAGTTCCAAAGATATTGAAGTAATTTTTCCGTCATAGTGTGACAATAAATATAATAGAAATATTATACTTTTGTCAACTCTTTTTTAAAATTTTCTATAGTTGTTCTATACATTTTCTCATATATAGGAAGAATATTTTTTAAATCGAATTTTATAGCCTGTTCTTTCGCATTTTTTTTCATTTTGGCTAAAAGTTCTTCATTGCTTAATAGCTTGATCGTATAGTTGCTCATAGCTTCTACATTTCCAATTTCTGCTAAATATCCTGTTTCTCCCTGAATATTTACTTCAGGAATCCCGCCAGCATTTGAGCTGATAACCGGAGTATAAGCTGCCATTGCTTCCAATGCTGCCAGACCAAAGCTTTCCTGTTCCGAAGGAAGTAAAAATACATCAGAAAGCTGAAGGATCTTATAAAGGTCATTTACTTTCCCCAGAAGACGGATTTTTGAAATAAGATCCGGGTTTTCTTCAAGGAACTGATTTATCTTTTCCATATCTGGACCTTCACCAATGATGATAAGCTTGGATTTTACCTTTTTCTCAACATTTTTAAAGATTTGCAACACCTCATCCACACGTTTTACAGGACGAAGATTCGATACATGGATCAGAATTTTTTCATCAGGATTGGCAAACTGGGTTCTCTGGCATTCCGTACAATCATCAAATTCAGAATTATCAATAAAGTTGGTAATCACCTGGATTTCTTTTTTGATATTAAAGAACTGAAGGGTATCCTTTTTCAGGCTTTCAGAAACCGAAGTAATGGCATCTGACCGATTGATAGAAAATTCCACTGCATGTTTATAACTCGGATGCTGACCTACAAGGGTAATATCTGTCCCGTGAAGAGTCGTTACCAAAGGAATATCATTATTGTCTTCCTGTAACATCTGCTTAGCGGTAAATGCTGCATATGCATAAGGAATGGCATAATGAGCATGTAGCAGGTCCAGCTTATAAAGATTAACAACCCTGTAGATCATAGAGCTCAACGCAATATCATAAGGCTGATATTGGAAAAGCGGATAGGTTTGAACATTTACTCTGTGAAAAAAAATATTCGGATTGGTAATGTCTAATCTTGCAGGAAGGGCAGAGCTGATGAAGTGTACTTCATATCCTTTATTGGCAAGGGACATCCCCAGTTCTGTTGCTACAATTCCGCTTCCACCATAGGTAGGATAGCAAAGTATGCCTATTTTCATTAGATTATTGTTGTTTTGATGTTGTTTATTTTGTATTCATCAGGGAAACAGAATTCAGGTCCATACCCATTCCCGGCTTCAGCTGATCGTTAACCAATACAGGAAGCCTGCCCCAGATTTTTGTTTTTCCGTTTAATGCATCTGCCGTTGCATTCATAGAATCGTCATTGTTTTCGTATGATACCAGAACTGTTGAAACTTTAGAAAGATCAATGTCTTTCAAAGCATAAGCGCTTCCGAATACATTAAGAATGACGTTTTGATTTTTAGTAAGGTCGGCAAGAACCTTTTTAGATTCTGAAGATATTTTATATGGTTTATAAGCTGTTGAATTATCCTTGTGAAAACCAACAATCACTGTAGATCCCGCCGGAATTGTATTGATATCGCTTGCTTTTTTAATCACAATGCTTGAACCCATTCTATTAGCAAATGTCTGGTAAGGAGCTTCTTCTAAAGGAACATAATAAACCTGCTTTCCGGATAGTGGAAGTAACTTTTTTTCATCCTTTAATAAGGTTAATGCATTGGAATAAAGGTTCTGAACCAATGTTTTATGAGAATCATTATTCAGGTCAGTATTGATATTCTCCGGATTTTTTGGAGAGTATTGCGTAAGTCCCAGAAAGTATTTTGTTAAAAGGATCTTTTTTACACTTTCTTCTACCCTGGATTGAGGGATTTCTTTAGTGTCAATAGCTTTCTGAATCAGCTTTTTTCCTTCGGAGACTCCCTGAGAGAAAAGCATAATATCGTTTCCTGCCTTAAATGCCATAGCGTCCAGTTCACCAGGCTTGTATTTATTGGCAACAGCACCCATATTTAAGGCATCTGTAATAATTAATCCCTTATAACCAAGTTTATCTTTCAATAACCCTGTAATGATATTTTTAGAAACAGAAGCGGGAATTCCTTTTCCTGATTCTAAGCTCGGAACATATAAGTGTGCTACCATAACGCCGCCAATACCTTTATTCATTAAAGCTTTGAAAGGTGCCAGTTCTGTTGAGTTAAGCCTTTCCATATTATGGGGAACTACCGGAAGGTCAAGGTGAGAATCTGTGCTTGTATCACCGTGACCGGGGAAATGTTTGATCGCAGCTAATATATTGTTGTCCTGAAGTCCGTTGGAATAGGATAGGGCAGAGCTGATAACATTATCAACCTCAGAACCAAAACTTCTGTTACCGATGATAGGGTTGTTCGGATTGGTATTTACATCCACTACCG
Coding sequences:
- a CDS encoding peptidase associated/transthyretin-like domain-containing protein; this translates as MNYNFTNIIITYWEKGFLFLILLCTSLLFSQQTVSGRIIDENGESLSAVTIVNINTDKKVYSNSQGMFAIEANPNDELRFVKQDFRRVSRRVLADGVNAQLLITLFQIPKDVGEVKIVKKLSGDLEQDSRIVAKVDKGEQVKQAVGLPEPVGKMREKPAEVKSILLPILLGNLNVQGVYDLISGKARRQKRQYRYDDLQEHITWVRSRVEDDYFVKAGIPADKISEFIEFSFSAKPQVRTYVKARNLSGVLLRMEEVIPVFIERLNNRHK
- a CDS encoding SIMPL domain-containing protein, which gives rise to MNKNIIAVAVGALGFVLGLGFLGNAIKNRNKSENTISVTGLGTKQFTSDLITWSGSFSKNNPDLKSAYDELALDRKVINDYLISKGIKQNEIVFSSVDIQKQFRSYNDSNGNYVQGEFSGYNLTQSVSIESKEVGKIENLSRNITEIINRGIEFTSSSPSYFYTKLATVKQEMIASATKDAKERAEKIAENSGSSLGNLKKATMGVIQITAPNSNEDYSYGGTFNTSSKEKEASITIKLEYEVN
- a CDS encoding GNAT family N-acetyltransferase, yielding MEFLPITSAEDYRIQEIYTSYTNTFPVDEQRGKEQFLDLFSNPKVKFMSILHDSESIGYLILWELSSFVFVEHFEVFEAFRSKKLGSNIMQHLLENYPRIILEIEPEDLNDDAKRRYSFYQRNSFSLIDTTHIQPSYGEGKQSLNLWLLANYSPENVEELKTEICDIVYH
- a CDS encoding PspC family transcriptional regulator; this translates as MLSNIRHKMEREWFGVLTRTGAKLGIPVSKLRIFFIYSTFATAGFFFLIYLGLAFTLWIKDIFITRRPSVFDL
- a CDS encoding DUF2851 family protein; protein product: MTEKLLQYLWNYKVFKYFDFKDIEGNPVEIIQFGKWNKDAGPDFLDSKIKINGLVLAGNIELHIRSSDWIFHNHSQDPNYQNIILHVVFQHDIEISQLSDQKVPTLELKHYIDENIIWKYERLINGNQFIACESIFSKDKIPVNFHEGNILKKLEEKSAEFEQSLVLYKNNFETVLFHSLSYSFGLKVNAYIFRQIAESVDYGIINKIRQNPLQLEALLFGISGWLTSPEDGQMKIWKREFDFLKAKFKLSDLIFHPKFLRLRPPNFPTIRLSQLADLYRQQNLFSKIMEAEHIDELYNIFKSVKASEYWDCHFNFGTISKVQPKTLTKGFIDLIILNTILPLKYVYHKYHSEEIVDKIIDLYQNIPAEKNSLIQSWKDLGISVTNAMESQSLIYHYKNSCDEKNCLTCSIGFKLLKES
- the bshA gene encoding N-acetyl-alpha-D-glucosaminyl L-malate synthase BshA, which gives rise to MKIGILCYPTYGGSGIVATELGMSLANKGYEVHFISSALPARLDITNPNIFFHRVNVQTYPLFQYQPYDIALSSMIYRVVNLYKLDLLHAHYAIPYAYAAFTAKQMLQEDNNDIPLVTTLHGTDITLVGQHPSYKHAVEFSINRSDAITSVSESLKKDTLQFFNIKKEIQVITNFIDNSEFDDCTECQRTQFANPDEKILIHVSNLRPVKRVDEVLQIFKNVEKKVKSKLIIIGEGPDMEKINQFLEENPDLISKIRLLGKVNDLYKILQLSDVFLLPSEQESFGLAALEAMAAYTPVISSNAGGIPEVNIQGETGYLAEIGNVEAMSNYTIKLLSNEELLAKMKKNAKEQAIKFDLKNILPIYEKMYRTTIENFKKELTKV
- a CDS encoding glycoside hydrolase family 3 protein is translated as MKKLLYTSLFIAALISPGINAQYQPKNTSKEDMKKAQQWVEKTYKNLSQDEKLGQLFIVALYTNKGEDYINQVRNIVTNDKIGGLILMQDDAAREINLVNEFQQKSKVPLMIGMDAEWGLFQRIATAHKFPWAMTLGAIQDKNLIYQMSAKIAEDCHRMGVNWDFAPVVDVNTNPNNPIIGNRSFGSEVDNVISSALSYSNGLQDNNILAAIKHFPGHGDTSTDSHLDLPVVPHNMERLNSTELAPFKALMNKGIGGVMVAHLYVPSLESGKGIPASVSKNIITGLLKDKLGYKGLIITDALNMGAVANKYKPGELDAMAFKAGNDIMLFSQGVSEGKKLIQKAIDTKEIPQSRVEESVKKILLTKYFLGLTQYSPKNPENINTDLNNDSHKTLVQNLYSNALTLLKDEKKLLPLSGKQVYYVPLEEAPYQTFANRMGSSIVIKKASDINTIPAGSTVIVGFHKDNSTAYKPYKISSESKKVLADLTKNQNVILNVFGSAYALKDIDLSKVSTVLVSYENNDDSMNATADALNGKTKIWGRLPVLVNDQLKPGMGMDLNSVSLMNTK